Proteins from one Blattabacterium cuenoti genomic window:
- the carA gene encoding glutamine-hydrolyzing carbamoyl-phosphate synthase small subunit, whose product MEYNKIINRAILILEDGTKYEASHFGAPVSSSGEVVFNTSMTGYTESMTDPSYNGQILTYTYPIIGNYGVPSSSYKEYISEFYESDKIQVSGLIISYYSHRPYHWNMSLSLSDWLYKNGVPGLHGVDTRFLAKKLREKGGSMLGKIVIENEDIPFYDPNKENISKKVSIHEKITYGNGIYKILLVDFGLKNNILRCLLRRNCTIIRVPWDYDFTNEEYDGLVLSNGPGNPKIYEKSIYYIRIAMKKERPIFGICLGNQLLGIAAGGNTFKLKYSHRSHNQPVISVKTGKSFITSQNHGYVLDAINLPKEWKIFFKNLNDDTCEGIIHDNKPFFSVQFHPEASSGPTDTEFLFDFFIKKIIVHKNKQ is encoded by the coding sequence ATGGAATATAATAAAATAATAAATAGGGCAATACTTATATTAGAAGATGGTACAAAGTATGAAGCTTCTCATTTTGGAGCTCCAGTATCCTCTTCTGGAGAGGTAGTATTTAATACATCTATGACAGGTTATACAGAAAGTATGACCGATCCATCTTATAATGGTCAAATTCTTACTTATACTTATCCTATTATCGGAAACTATGGAGTTCCATCTTCTTCTTATAAAGAATATATTTCTGAATTTTATGAATCCGATAAAATTCAAGTATCCGGACTTATTATATCTTATTATTCTCATCGTCCATATCATTGGAATATGAGTTTATCTTTATCTGATTGGTTGTATAAAAATGGAGTTCCAGGATTACATGGAGTAGATACTAGATTTTTAGCAAAAAAACTTAGAGAAAAGGGAGGATCTATGTTAGGAAAAATTGTAATAGAAAATGAAGATATTCCTTTTTATGATCCTAATAAGGAAAATATTTCTAAAAAAGTTTCTATTCATGAAAAAATTACATATGGAAATGGTATATACAAAATATTACTTGTAGATTTTGGTTTAAAAAATAATATTTTACGTTGTCTTTTGCGAAGAAATTGTACTATTATAAGAGTTCCATGGGATTATGATTTTACCAATGAAGAATATGATGGGTTGGTTCTTTCTAATGGACCTGGAAATCCTAAAATTTATGAAAAATCTATATATTATATTCGTATAGCTATGAAAAAAGAACGACCTATATTTGGTATATGTTTAGGTAATCAACTTTTGGGAATTGCAGCTGGAGGAAATACTTTTAAATTAAAATATTCTCATAGAAGTCATAATCAACCAGTTATTTCTGTAAAAACAGGAAAAAGTTTTATTACATCACAAAATCATGGATATGTTTTAGATGCAATAAATCTACCAAAAGAATGGAAAATATTTTTTAAAAATTTAAATGATGATACTTGTGAAGGCATCATTCATGATAATAAACCTTTTTTTTCGGTACAATTTCATCCAGAAGCTTCAAGTGGACCAACAGATACCGAATTTTTATTCGATTTTTTTATCAAAAAAATTATTGTTCATAAAAATAAACAATAA
- a CDS encoding aspartate aminotransferase family protein, which produces MKLFDVYPILDIELNKSEGSYLYDVQGNMYLDFYGGHAVISIGHSHPYYIKSLTEQIHKISYYSNSVYIYQKQKLANLIGKISGYEDYSLFLCNSGTESNENALKIASFHTGKKKVIAFKGAFHGRTSGSVSVTDNYKLVSPFNTQHETIFLDYHDFDSLEKELKKKNICALITEGIQGISGIIDPGSNFFCKIRYLCKKYDTVLIIDEVQSGYGRTGSFFSHQLYPIQPDLITIAKGMGNGFPIGGVLIHPKFKPYYGMLGTTFGGNHLACAAGIAVLEIIKKENLIENAKNMGKILLQKLHFIPEIKKIRGRGLMLGLEFNFPIHDLKNILIYKEKVFVGISNNPYILRLLPPLNINISHIKLFLLKLKNALSYLYKKNGI; this is translated from the coding sequence ATGAAATTATTTGACGTTTATCCTATTCTAGATATAGAATTAAATAAAAGTGAAGGATCTTATTTATATGATGTACAAGGTAATATGTATTTAGATTTTTATGGAGGACATGCTGTTATATCTATTGGTCATTCACATCCATATTATATAAAATCTTTAACAGAACAAATTCATAAAATATCCTATTATTCTAATAGTGTTTATATTTATCAAAAACAAAAATTAGCTAATCTTATTGGAAAAATTTCAGGATATGAAGATTATTCGTTATTTCTCTGTAATTCAGGAACAGAATCTAATGAAAATGCATTAAAAATAGCTTCTTTTCATACAGGAAAAAAAAAGGTCATAGCCTTTAAGGGGGCTTTTCATGGGAGGACAAGTGGTAGTGTTTCTGTAACAGATAATTATAAATTAGTATCTCCTTTTAATACTCAACATGAAACTATATTTTTAGATTATCATGATTTTGATTCTTTAGAAAAAGAATTAAAGAAAAAAAACATTTGTGCTTTAATTACTGAAGGAATACAAGGAATATCTGGAATTATAGATCCAGGATCTAATTTTTTTTGTAAAATTAGATATTTGTGTAAAAAATATGATACAGTATTGATTATTGACGAAGTACAAAGTGGATATGGAAGAACAGGATCTTTTTTTTCTCATCAATTATATCCTATACAACCAGATTTAATTACTATAGCTAAGGGTATGGGAAATGGATTTCCTATAGGAGGAGTATTAATTCATCCTAAATTTAAACCATATTATGGTATGTTAGGAACTACTTTTGGCGGTAATCATTTAGCTTGTGCAGCAGGAATTGCTGTATTGGAAATTATTAAAAAAGAAAATTTAATTGAAAATGCGAAAAATATGGGAAAAATATTGTTACAAAAATTGCATTTTATTCCTGAAATAAAAAAAATAAGGGGAAGAGGTTTAATGTTAGGTTTAGAATTTAATTTTCCAATTCATGATTTAAAAAATATTTTAATTTACAAAGAAAAAGTATTTGTTGGAATATCTAATAATCCATATATTTTACGATTATTACCACCATTGAATATTAATATCAGTCATATAAAATTATTTCTTTTAAAATTAAAAAATGCCTTATCATATTTATATAAAAAAAATGGAATATAA
- the argC gene encoding N-acetyl-gamma-glutamyl-phosphate reductase — translation MIKIGIIGGAGYTAGELLRLMIHHPKIIIKSVVSKSNQEKFIHLIHQDLLGEIDNMKFTRSLKKELDVVFLCSGHGESRKELNNINILEKTKVIDLSQDFRIFHQSSFKKRNFIYGLPELQKKIIKKSNNIANPGCFATAILLAILPLAKNQLLKNNIHISAITGSTGSGRKNSDTNHFSWRNNNISVYKIFQHQHLQEIQQTIHQVQNNFCNKIYFVPYRGNFSRGIIITLYTHTIFSLEKNKEIYKEFYKNHPFVNISDVNIDLKQVINTNKCILYLIKENDQLIVISIIDNLIKGASGQAIQNMNIIFNLDETCGLKLKSIRF, via the coding sequence ATGATTAAAATAGGTATTATTGGAGGAGCGGGATATACTGCCGGAGAATTACTTCGATTGATGATTCATCATCCTAAAATTATAATCAAAAGTGTAGTTAGTAAAAGTAATCAAGAAAAATTTATTCATTTGATTCATCAAGATTTATTAGGAGAAATAGATAATATGAAATTTACTCGTTCTTTAAAAAAAGAACTTGATGTTGTATTTCTTTGTTCTGGACATGGAGAATCTAGAAAAGAATTGAATAATATTAATATTTTGGAAAAAACAAAGGTTATTGATTTAAGTCAAGATTTTAGAATATTCCATCAATCTTCTTTTAAGAAAAGAAATTTTATTTATGGATTACCTGAATTACAAAAAAAAATAATTAAAAAATCGAATAATATAGCAAATCCTGGTTGTTTTGCTACAGCTATTCTTTTAGCTATTTTACCATTAGCTAAAAATCAATTATTAAAAAATAATATTCATATTAGTGCTATAACTGGTTCTACAGGATCTGGAAGAAAAAATAGTGATACTAATCATTTTAGTTGGAGAAATAATAATATTTCTGTTTATAAAATTTTTCAACATCAACATTTACAAGAAATTCAACAAACTATACATCAAGTACAAAATAATTTTTGTAATAAAATTTATTTTGTACCTTATAGAGGTAATTTCTCAAGAGGAATTATAATTACTTTATATACTCATACTATTTTTTCTTTAGAAAAAAATAAGGAAATATATAAAGAATTTTATAAAAATCATCCATTTGTAAATATTTCTGATGTTAATATTGATCTTAAACAAGTGATTAATACTAATAAATGTATTTTATATCTTATAAAAGAAAATGATCAATTGATTGTTATAAGTATTATAGATAATCTTATAAAAGGAGCTTCTGGTCAAGCTATACAAAATATGAATATTATATTTAATTTGGATGAAACTTGTGGTTTAAAATTAAAATCCATTCGTTTCTAA
- a CDS encoding argininosuccinate synthase domain-containing protein, whose product MKIQVRVSHEKDTKYASLICQKIKESAKIRGTGIAKKDPEYIKLKMIHGNAIVAFYNGELAGFSYLEIYQNKEFVVNSGLIVFPEFRKKGLAKIIKIEIFKLSRKKFPNSKIFSITTSNPVIKINTELGFKPVSFNELTQSEEFWKGCKSCANFDILTKNKKKMCLCTGLLYNPHQDKNLKNKNTKNNYLSSGDKILLAYSGGLDTSYCLKYLIQEKKYEVHTVIINTGGFNKNELEKIENRAISIGSKSHKEIDAIEEYYQNCIKYLIFGNILKNNTYPLSVSSERIFQAIKIAKYANFIKAKAIAHGSTGAGNDQIRFDIAFQIVCPEKITLSPIRDMKISREKEIEYLKNQGISICWNQAKYSINKGIWGTSIGGKETLTSYHDFPEDAYPTKFSSIKKSEKLELEFEKGELISVNKEKNKAVKNIIKIKEIASEFAIGRGIHIGDTILGIKGRVAFEASAAIIIIKAHHLLEKHILTKWQLYWKEQLSNWYGMLLHEAQYLDPVMRDIEKFLKSTQERLTGTVDIVLYPYRFHLVGIKSKFDLMASSNIAQYGEMNYAWSAEDVKGFTKILSNQMKMYHNLKNKE is encoded by the coding sequence ATGAAAATCCAAGTTAGAGTATCTCATGAAAAAGATACAAAATATGCATCTTTAATTTGTCAAAAAATTAAAGAATCAGCAAAGATAAGAGGAACTGGAATTGCAAAAAAAGATCCAGAATATATTAAATTAAAAATGATTCATGGAAATGCAATAGTTGCTTTTTACAATGGAGAATTAGCGGGTTTTAGCTATCTTGAAATTTATCAAAATAAAGAATTTGTTGTTAATTCTGGTTTAATTGTTTTTCCTGAATTTAGAAAAAAAGGGTTAGCAAAAATTATTAAAATTGAAATATTTAAACTTTCTAGAAAAAAATTTCCCAATTCTAAAATTTTTAGTATAACAACAAGTAATCCAGTAATTAAAATTAATACAGAATTAGGTTTTAAACCTGTTTCTTTTAATGAATTAACTCAATCAGAAGAATTTTGGAAAGGATGTAAAAGTTGTGCAAACTTTGATATTTTAACCAAAAATAAAAAAAAAATGTGTTTATGTACAGGTCTTTTATATAATCCTCATCAAGATAAAAATTTAAAAAATAAAAATACAAAAAATAATTATTTATCTTCAGGAGATAAGATTCTTTTAGCTTATAGTGGAGGATTAGATACCTCTTATTGTTTAAAATATCTTATTCAAGAAAAAAAATATGAAGTTCACACAGTTATTATTAATACAGGAGGATTTAATAAAAATGAATTAGAAAAAATTGAAAATAGAGCTATAAGTATTGGATCTAAATCTCATAAAGAAATTGACGCTATAGAAGAATACTATCAAAATTGTATAAAATATCTTATATTCGGAAATATTCTGAAAAATAATACTTATCCACTTTCAGTCAGTTCAGAAAGAATTTTTCAGGCCATCAAAATAGCAAAATATGCAAATTTTATTAAAGCAAAAGCAATTGCTCATGGAAGTACAGGAGCTGGAAATGATCAAATAAGATTTGATATTGCTTTTCAAATTGTTTGTCCAGAAAAAATAACTTTATCTCCTATAAGAGATATGAAAATTTCTAGAGAAAAAGAAATAGAATATTTAAAAAATCAAGGAATATCTATTTGCTGGAATCAAGCAAAATATTCTATTAATAAAGGAATTTGGGGTACTAGTATAGGAGGAAAAGAGACTCTTACTTCTTATCATGATTTTCCAGAAGATGCTTATCCTACAAAATTTAGTAGTATAAAAAAAAGTGAAAAATTAGAATTGGAATTTGAAAAAGGAGAATTAATAAGTGTTAATAAAGAAAAAAATAAAGCTGTAAAAAATATAATAAAAATTAAAGAAATAGCTTCAGAATTTGCTATAGGAAGAGGAATTCATATAGGAGATACTATTTTAGGAATTAAAGGAAGAGTTGCATTTGAAGCTTCAGCTGCAATTATTATTATTAAAGCTCATCATTTATTAGAAAAACATATTTTAACAAAATGGCAACTTTATTGGAAAGAACAACTTTCTAATTGGTATGGGATGTTACTTCATGAAGCTCAATATTTAGACCCTGTTATGCGTGATATAGAAAAATTTTTAAAAAGTACACAAGAAAGATTGACCGGTACTGTAGATATAGTTCTATATCCTTATAGATTTCATTTAGTAGGAATTAAATCTAAATTTGATTTAATGGCATCTTCAAATATAGCTCAATATGGAGAAATGAATTATGCTTGGAGTGCAGAAGATGTTAAGGGTTTTACAAAAATTTTGAGTAATCAGATGAAAATGTATCATAATTTAAAGAATAAAGAATAA
- the dnaE gene encoding DNA polymerase III subunit alpha yields MYLIVDTETTGLPVSYNIPITNTENWPRIVQFSWQIHDILGDLIEFKNFIIKPDNYDIPFNAFKIHGITNDKAEKYGVDLNFVLFEFIKDFEKSQCLIGHNLEFDQKIIECEFFRKKISFSFKKKKMLDTKVVSVSYCKLLGTRKKFKWPTLSELYQKLFEEKIPNLHNSANDVKATARCFLELLRIGIISYKDIGVEKNIILKFQNKYSCKISSFIVSFDPYFFSLKKNKKEKKNFKNEDQKLKEELKKKKYSHIHNHTFFSILYSTINIQSLVNRAIHLNMPAIGITDYGNMMGSFYFLNAIHSINKKYYPHKSIKGIIGCEVFISDNYLQKKFTKEEPDKRYQQVFLSKNKKGYHNLTKLCSLGFTEGFYAGIPRIGKNLIEKYKENLIALTGDLNAEIPYTILNHGERKAEKIFLWWKELFEDDFYIELLRHGLEEEDYVNNILLKFSKKYHVKYIIQNNTFYLDQKEANAHDILLCVKNVEKQLTPIGKGKGYRFGFPNHEFYFKDSEEMKKIFFDLPEAFDFLDELVNKIESYHLSHKILLPKFKIPESFKDCRDKIDGGNRGENRLLKKITYEGAKKRYKNITTEIKKRIFFELKTIEKIGYPGYFLIVHNFIHQAKKMNISIGPGRGSVAGSVVAYCMGITNIDPIKYHLLFERFLNPDRISLPDIDIDFDDKGREKIIKWVVQKYGKNQVAQIITYATMGAKSSIRDTGRVLNLSLKETDILAKMVPNMLSLKTILSENYPIEKININKEEKNNVQKLRYIAKNKYDLKGKVLQQAKILEGTIRSTGIHACGIIISPYDIKEYVPVSVSKESDLLLTQFDNHVVEHVGLLKMDFLGLKTLTIIKDAVHLIKERRNIKFSFSLKDEKTYCLFQKGETIGVFQYESPGMQKYLRQLKPDKFDDLIAMNALYRPGPLQYIPNFISRKHGKESITYDLPEMKEFLQETYGITIYQEQVMLIAQKIADFSKGDADILRIAMGKKQKEILNKMRNQFIEKAMKKGYSKNILEKIWKDWEYFSCYAFNKSHATCYAYIAFQTAYLKAHFPHEYMASVLSNNMHNIKQLTFFIEECKKIKIYILNPDINKSDSFFTVTDCNKILFGLKGIKGVGENAVKIILIERNKNGPYKSIFDLIKRIDLRIVNKKTLESLILSGALDCFHIHREQYFYIENNEKLNTLEKIIRFGSKFQKVKNKNIEIDKPIIMECNLWSNIDKLSKEKEVLGVYASAHPLDDYYYEMKYLTNISLEKLNKKESILVGKKIHICGILSKIEKKTYIKSGIKYGIFLLEDYNSSKEFRIYGQQYIKYEPLLLSNNLLYICLFIEKSKYKEYKINILYIENLQNVLTKLVRQLIVKININNLNNTIINDIEKLFSQEIGNKKLNIILYDKENRIFLNFESIKYGININSNFLKKLEKINGLDFFLN; encoded by the coding sequence ATGTACCTCATTGTTGATACCGAAACGACAGGATTACCTGTATCTTACAATATACCAATTACTAATACAGAAAATTGGCCAAGAATCGTACAATTTTCATGGCAAATTCATGATATTTTAGGTGATTTAATAGAATTTAAAAATTTTATTATCAAACCAGATAATTATGATATTCCTTTCAATGCATTTAAAATTCATGGAATTACTAATGATAAAGCAGAAAAATATGGAGTTGATTTAAATTTTGTACTTTTTGAGTTTATAAAAGATTTTGAAAAATCTCAATGTTTAATTGGACATAATTTAGAATTTGATCAAAAAATAATAGAATGTGAATTTTTTAGAAAAAAAATTTCTTTTTCTTTCAAAAAAAAGAAAATGTTAGATACTAAAGTAGTTTCTGTTTCTTATTGTAAATTATTAGGAACTAGAAAAAAGTTTAAATGGCCTACATTATCTGAATTATATCAAAAACTTTTTGAAGAAAAAATTCCTAATTTACATAATTCTGCTAATGATGTAAAAGCTACAGCTCGTTGTTTTTTAGAATTATTACGTATTGGAATTATATCATATAAAGATATAGGAGTAGAAAAAAATATAATATTAAAATTTCAAAATAAATATTCATGTAAAATTTCTTCCTTTATAGTATCTTTTGATCCTTATTTTTTTTCTTTAAAAAAGAATAAAAAAGAAAAAAAAAACTTTAAAAATGAAGATCAAAAATTAAAAGAAGAACTAAAAAAAAAAAAATATTCCCATATTCATAACCATACTTTTTTTTCTATTCTTTATTCTACTATAAATATACAATCTTTAGTTAATAGAGCTATTCATCTTAATATGCCAGCTATAGGAATAACAGATTATGGAAATATGATGGGATCTTTTTATTTTTTAAATGCTATTCATTCTATAAATAAAAAATATTATCCACATAAATCAATTAAAGGTATTATTGGTTGTGAAGTTTTTATTTCAGATAATTATTTACAAAAAAAATTTACAAAAGAAGAACCGGATAAACGATATCAACAAGTTTTTTTATCTAAAAATAAAAAAGGTTATCATAATTTAACAAAACTTTGTTCACTTGGATTTACAGAAGGTTTTTATGCAGGAATTCCTAGAATTGGAAAAAACTTAATAGAAAAATATAAGGAAAATTTAATTGCTCTTACTGGAGATCTTAATGCAGAAATACCATATACTATTCTCAATCATGGAGAAAGAAAAGCAGAAAAAATTTTTTTATGGTGGAAAGAACTTTTTGAAGATGATTTTTATATAGAATTATTACGTCATGGGTTAGAAGAAGAAGATTATGTGAATAATATATTATTAAAATTTTCTAAAAAATATCATGTAAAATATATTATACAAAATAATACTTTTTATTTAGATCAAAAAGAGGCAAATGCACACGATATTTTACTTTGTGTAAAAAATGTAGAAAAACAATTAACACCTATAGGAAAAGGAAAAGGTTATAGATTTGGTTTTCCAAATCATGAATTTTATTTTAAAGATTCAGAAGAAATGAAAAAAATATTTTTTGATCTTCCAGAAGCTTTTGATTTTTTAGATGAGTTAGTTAATAAAATTGAATCTTATCATTTATCACATAAAATATTACTTCCTAAATTTAAAATTCCGGAATCTTTTAAAGATTGTCGTGATAAAATAGATGGAGGAAATAGAGGAGAAAATCGTTTATTAAAAAAAATTACTTATGAAGGAGCTAAAAAACGTTATAAAAATATTACTACAGAAATTAAAAAAAGAATTTTTTTTGAATTAAAAACAATAGAAAAAATTGGATACCCTGGTTATTTTCTTATTGTTCATAATTTTATTCATCAAGCTAAAAAAATGAATATTTCAATTGGTCCTGGAAGAGGATCTGTAGCAGGATCTGTTGTTGCTTATTGTATGGGTATCACAAATATAGATCCAATAAAATACCATCTTCTTTTTGAAAGATTTTTAAATCCTGATAGGATTTCTTTACCAGATATTGATATTGATTTTGATGATAAAGGACGTGAAAAAATTATTAAATGGGTAGTTCAAAAATATGGTAAAAATCAAGTCGCACAAATTATAACATATGCTACAATGGGCGCTAAATCATCTATTAGAGATACTGGTAGAGTTTTAAATTTATCTTTAAAAGAAACAGATATTTTAGCAAAAATGGTTCCTAATATGTTATCATTAAAAACTATTTTATCAGAAAATTATCCTATAGAAAAAATAAATATTAATAAAGAAGAAAAAAATAATGTACAAAAATTAAGATATATAGCAAAAAATAAATATGATTTAAAGGGAAAAGTTTTGCAACAAGCAAAAATTTTAGAAGGAACTATAAGAAGTACAGGTATTCACGCTTGTGGTATTATAATAAGTCCATACGATATTAAAGAATATGTTCCTGTTTCTGTATCCAAAGAATCGGATTTATTACTTACGCAATTTGATAATCATGTTGTAGAACATGTTGGATTATTAAAAATGGATTTTTTAGGATTAAAAACTCTTACTATCATTAAGGATGCAGTTCATCTTATTAAAGAAAGACGTAATATAAAATTTTCGTTTTCTTTAAAAGATGAAAAAACTTATTGTCTTTTTCAAAAGGGAGAAACTATAGGAGTTTTTCAATATGAATCTCCAGGTATGCAAAAATATTTACGTCAATTAAAACCTGATAAGTTTGATGATTTAATAGCGATGAATGCATTATATAGACCTGGACCTTTACAATATATTCCTAATTTTATATCTAGAAAACATGGTAAAGAATCTATAACTTATGATCTTCCAGAAATGAAAGAATTTTTACAAGAAACTTATGGTATAACCATATACCAAGAACAAGTTATGTTAATCGCTCAAAAAATAGCTGATTTTAGTAAAGGAGATGCTGATATTCTGAGAATAGCTATGGGTAAGAAACAAAAAGAAATTCTCAATAAAATGAGAAATCAATTTATTGAAAAAGCTATGAAAAAAGGGTATTCTAAAAATATTTTAGAAAAAATATGGAAAGATTGGGAATATTTTTCTTGTTATGCTTTTAATAAATCTCATGCTACATGTTATGCCTATATTGCTTTTCAAACTGCTTATTTAAAGGCTCATTTTCCACATGAATATATGGCTTCTGTATTAAGTAATAATATGCATAATATTAAACAGCTTACTTTTTTTATAGAAGAATGTAAAAAAATTAAAATATATATTCTTAATCCGGATATCAATAAAAGTGATTCTTTTTTTACAGTAACTGATTGTAATAAAATTTTATTTGGTCTTAAAGGAATAAAAGGAGTAGGAGAAAATGCTGTAAAAATTATTCTAATAGAAAGAAATAAAAATGGACCATATAAATCTATTTTTGATCTTATCAAAAGAATTGATTTACGTATAGTGAATAAAAAAACTTTAGAAAGTTTAATTTTATCTGGAGCTTTAGATTGTTTTCATATACATAGAGAACAATATTTTTATATAGAAAATAATGAGAAATTAAATACTTTGGAAAAAATTATTCGTTTTGGATCAAAATTTCAAAAAGTAAAAAATAAAAATATTGAAATAGATAAACCTATTATTATGGAATGTAATTTATGGAGTAATATAGATAAATTATCTAAAGAAAAAGAAGTATTAGGTGTTTATGCATCTGCACATCCTTTAGATGATTATTATTATGAAATGAAATATTTGACAAATATATCTTTAGAAAAATTAAATAAAAAAGAATCTATATTAGTTGGTAAAAAAATTCATATATGTGGAATTTTATCAAAAATAGAAAAAAAAACATATATAAAAAGTGGAATAAAATATGGTATTTTTTTATTAGAAGATTATAATTCTTCTAAAGAATTTAGAATTTATGGACAACAATATATAAAATATGAACCACTTCTATTAAGTAATAATTTATTATATATATGTCTTTTTATTGAAAAATCAAAATATAAAGAATATAAAATAAATATTTTATATATAGAAAATTTACAAAATGTTCTCACTAAATTAGTACGTCAACTTATAGTAAAAATTAATATTAATAATTTAAATAATACAATTATTAATGACATAGAAAAATTATTTTCTCAAGAAATAGGAAATAAAAAATTAAATATTATTCTTTATGATAAAGAAAATAGAATTTTTTTAAATTTTGAATCTATAAAATATGGAATTAATATTAATTCAAATTTTTTAAAAAAATTAGAAAAAATCAATGGATTAGATTTTTTTTTAAATTGA